GATCGGAGACGTCCGCGTAATGGCCGAGCTGCTTGAAGGGCTCGGCGCCGAGGTCGAGGGCATCGGGACGACGACGATGCGGGTCCGTTGCGCCGAGATCCGCACGGACGAGCCCGACCCTCGGCTTGTCGGACGGTTGCGCGGTTCGGTGCTGCTGGTCGGTCCGCTGCTGGCGCGCCTGGGCCGCGCGACGCTGGCCCCGCCCGGAGGAGACTTCCCCGGCCGCCGCACGCTGGCCGCGCACCTGCAGGCGTTGCGCGCCATGGGTGTACGGGTCGAGGCGGGGGAGCGGCACGCCTTCGCCGCTCCGGACGGACTGACGCCGGCCTCCTTCTACCTGGAGGAAGCGTCGGTCACGGGCACCGAGACCGCCATCCTGGCTGCCGCGGCTGCGCCCGGCGGCAGCGAGATCCGGCACGCGGCCTGCGAGCCGCACGTCGTGGAGCTGTGCGCCTTCCTGCGGGGCATGGGCGTCGAGATCGAGGGGGCCGGAACCCCGACCATCAGGATCGCCGGCGGAGCGCGGCTGGGCGGGACGGCCCACCGCCTGCGGGGCGACTACGTCGAGGCCGGAAGCTGGGCGGTGGTGGCCGCCATCACCGGGGGAGAGCTGGAGGTGCGGGGCGTGGCAGGCTCCGATCTCGAGCCGCTCACGGCTGTGCTCGGCCGCATGCGGGTGGGCTGCGAGGTGGCGGGCGAACGATTCG
The Acidobacteriota bacterium genome window above contains:
- the murA gene encoding UDP-N-acetylglucosamine 1-carboxyvinyltransferase, with the translated sequence MSTLIVEGGHRLGGSVSVEGNKNAALPLLAACLLTDEPCMLSNVPRIGDVRVMAELLEGLGAEVEGIGTTTMRVRCAEIRTDEPDPRLVGRLRGSVLLVGPLLARLGRATLAPPGGDFPGRRTLAAHLQALRAMGVRVEAGERHAFAAPDGLTPASFYLEEASVTGTETAILAAAAAPGGSEIRHAACEPHVVELCAFLRGMGVEIEGAGTPTIRIAGGARLGGTAHRLRGDYVEAGSWAVVAAITGGELEVRGVAGSDLEPLTAVLGRMRVGCEVAGERFVVRPSQPRAVRQITTAPWPGFPSDMVSLATVLATQADGRTLIHDWMYELRLFALEQLSGMGANLFLCDPHRIIVEGGRALHGRTLDTRDLRSGMALIAAGLAAQGESRISPLETVERGYASVVDRLRSLGARVAVET